The Chiloscyllium plagiosum isolate BGI_BamShark_2017 unplaced genomic scaffold, ASM401019v2 scaf_5880, whole genome shotgun sequence nucleotide sequence TTAGAAAAGGACCAGATTTGATGCTATCCATCATCACATAACATATCATCCGGAAATGTGGATGTCTGCATATCAAACTGAGATTGCAGACTGGTATTGAATCATCTGGTGTCTATTATTGATGGGTATGGAGGGGTACATGTCTGTCTGAAAACGGAATGAATATGTCCCATCCTCTGAGTAATAAGCGGGGCCCTAGGTGCATGCAAAAGTCCGAGTTGTGCCTGCCTTTTTGCAGGCTTTATGGAGCacgccttgttccagtcctactctgaCCCCTGTTAAAGTTCTgtctctgatccattgattgttgcTTCCTACTCTCACCCAGAATTAGAAATAGTAATCAATGTTACTTCGAATTTCCACCCTTGTCCCAACTTCACCTGGAATCTCTGAAaatcttcctttcctttcttgatTTTAATGTTTCCATTTAAGGGCTGGACCATCTACTGTCTCCCACAGTTACGTTGAACTACGTCTCCTCACACCCTGCTATCTgcaaagattccattccattttccaggCTTTCCACCTGTACTGCATGTTCATTGGTGTCACCACCCACTGGAGTGTTTATCCTTACCTAAGGACTCCTCTCAATGCCGTTGACAGGCAGTCTTACTCAGTTTGCGCAATTGTTTCCTCACCgataagaacataggaaatagCAACATGAGTAGACTAGTGGCCCCTCCACCTTGCTCCATCATTCCATTATGATTGAACCAAAATTGCCCATTTTCCCGTTCCTTCATTTTCATTGTAACACTTGATTCCCCTACCATTAAGAATCTCTCTCAGATTAGGCATACAGAGAGGccgagtgtcatagagatgtacagtatggaaacaaacccttcgatccaacctgtccatgctgaccagatatcccaacccaatctcgtaacacctgccaacacccaaccCGTAtcaccccaaacccttcctattcatatacccattgcaAATGcccttcaaatgttgcaattgtgccagcctccaccacatggtCTGGAAGCTTGATCCATCCatttaccacccactgtgtgaaaaagttgccccttaggtctcttttatatcatttccctctcaccctcaaccgatgccctctcgttctggattcccgATCCCAGGGGAAAGAaatactttgtctaattatcctatgcatgcacctcatcattttgtaaacctgcaTAAGGTAACTGCTTACGCTCTTACGCTGTAGAGAACAAAATCtcaacttgttcagcctctccctttcgctcaaatcctCAGTCCTGCCAAAAtactgttaaatcttttctgaaccctttcaagtttcacaacatctttccgagtggattgagaccagacttgcacgcaatataccaacagtggcctaaccaatgtcctcacaacagcaacatgacatcccaacacctgTATTCAATAACATGACAAATATAGGGGGGCATaacaaacgctttcttcactatcctgtcttccTGCAAAGACATTCAGGCCTCAGACAGAAAGATTTCCTCCACATCTCGATATCAAAACGCTTTTATTGTGATTCGATTATGTCAATTCCGAGCCTCTCTCATTCGCGTCAACATTATCTGTGCACTCACCCTGTCAAACCCAATAAGAACATATAAATTTCAAAGGGATCACCTGTCATTCTAATAAACCCCATTCAGTAAAGTCCCAACCTGATTAGTCTTTACTCGCTAGACAATCTTTGGTGCAGTTGTTCCCCTCCATCCCAGAAGAAAAATAGGATTATTTCTGTCTTCACTGTCTACCATCCcattctctgtttcttttttagCGAACGAATCCTCTGCCAATGCCAATATGTTACGCACTAAACCATAAGCTGTTATTTTGTTTAGCAACAGCTGATGTGGCACTGCAtgacatgttttttaaaattccaagtgCACACAATATATCGACTTTCCTgtggtaaaaaaaaagttttgtctcTTTGTTCACTTATTAACATTTGTGTGCACATAGATCCAGCAAGTTATTAAAGAGGCAAAACAAATATTTGTCTTTACTGCAGAGCAAAGACAGTATCAAAGTGGGGAAGTCTTGTTGCGATTGGACAAACACAGAAGGCACTGTGATGAGCATTGATTTCACTCGTTACGGAGGAATATTTGGAAGGAAATTTTAAGCATATTAATTAAAACTATTCCTACGAAGAAGAGGGTTATcaaaagagaaacattttgacAGACTGGGCCCACTCCACAATAAAGTTGAGGAGAATGAGTGCTGATCATACTGAAACAAATAAGACTCGAGGAAGATTGACAGGGCTAATGATGAGAGGATGATTTTCTTGATGGGAAAGGTGAGTACAGAACCAAGGCCTGACGGCGTCATTGTcgctattatttacttatctatgcgacttaactctgtgatctgcctgtattgttcgcaagacaaagcttttcactgtgcctcagtacacgtcaCATGAATTTCAATTcgcttcaattcaattcaattcaattcagttcagttcagctcagttcaattcaatccaattcaattccattaatttattttcaattcatgGAATGCTGGTGTAATGCTGATGTCATTAGTCACATTTTTTGTGATGCCAAGAAGAGGGGAAATGACCAACTGTCCTGAGGAGCAATAATAGAGAGCAGGATCATGTACTTCAATTTGTTTGGAATGCAGGTCAGTTTAACTGCTGTGTGACAGCGACAGATAGGGCGGAGCCAGAGATACAGCAGACTCAAAAAGAATATTGTTGCCGAAGGGAGCAGCTTCCACAGTACAGAATGCAACCTCTGCTTCCAGACGTCATAATGGACACCGTCTGTGAAGACTCAACAACATAGAGGTGTATCCATAGTGTGACTGCCGTCCATAGAGGGAGCTCAAGCCAGCCAGTGTTGCTAAATGCAATTTACTTGTACAGAATCTGATCGTGCAAGTGAGCAGAAATTATCGAATCAGGGGATTGTTAGTCATTAGAGTTCTCTCCCgcagagagaaatggagacttgagtcattgaatatatacAAATTTGAGAGAGATGTTTATGATTTCCATAGGAGTTACGGGTTATGGAAACCTAGAATGAGAAGGAAGGAATCAACAATTTGGAGTAAAGTGAGATCAGTCATTGAGTGTACTGAATGAGTGAGTCAGCTTGGAGGACCAAATGTCCAAGTGCTGCTCCTGTAGCTGAATATAACTTCACAATTATATAGCTTCACAATTTCACAATGACCAGCATCAAATAGATCTCAGACGATACATCCTGTACACACCAGAGCTGCAAATTTGTTCATTCCCACTTTAGATGTGTGTTTTCCCAATGAGTGTTCGATGTTGTGTTTTTCGATGTATCTCATATTGTCCTCCCATATCATTCTCCTGTAGCTCTCCTCATCCTGAATAAAGAGATTAATATAATCAGATTAATATAATTATACAGAAGCATTAAAAATCCgcttgtgaaacctgaaagaacaTTTTGCTGTCAGGGTCCATCCTCCCACCCAAAATTATTAATCAGGTTCTCCGCACCCCACTCAAAATAACGCACCCAAAGCAAAACCTGTCGAGCTGCCAGTCTGTGAGATTCATGCTGAAAGTGAATTAAGAATAAAATAGCTGAACAAGAGGATGGTTTAATCGACCGTCATGAATGACGTTGACAATGGATACGTTCTCTCTCCTACCACCTGTCCCAGTCTGAAGTAAGGTTAAGCCAGTGGCAGGCAGGGAATTCAATAAGCCACGTCCTTGCGAAAAAACCGAGGCCAATACATGGGCAATTACTGTGCATGTCTCTACCTGCTTATCCTGTTGTGTGAGAGACCTCCCTTAAGCTGCCAGCATAATAAAATCAGTGTCGGCAAAGAGACGCTTCATTGAATGGGCCGCTTGAGATGATCAGACGGCTTCCCCATCCCTCTGTCTCCAAGTTGCCCACTTACAATTGCCTCTTCAACACCAAGAATGGATCTTAATCTTCTAGAGACAGTTTGTGGTCTTTGTAGTAAATCCAACAGGACTGCAGCGGGATCCTAGTAAATTAAGATACACCAAGTCGCTACTGATTCACTTTGTGTTTGATCAGTTCTCTCATGAAGTTAGAAACTTGGAGAATACCCATTGAATTTCAAGACCAATATTTTCTCAATGTCACTTCACTCAACAGGTACCTGTCATTGACTGCAACTACATATTCTCAATCTCTGCCAATTGTGTGCAGACCATTCCTATTCTGAGTGAGCTTAACATTACAGACTCTCCTTTTACCTTGATGTACTGGTTCCCATGTTGTGATTTCCAATTTTTCCAGTCTTCATCCAATTTCGAATCAAATGTGCCTGTTGAGGCTGCAGCCAGAATAGATACCGCCACACTGCCCAGAAAGAGCCAGAAGTTCATGATGGACAACCTAATAGGCAAAACCAGTGGGCTTTAGACAGGGAGTGGGTAATTTTCAAGTTAGCTGTTTCCTTATTCTGAGAAGGAACAATATAAATTGTACTAATAATACAAACAATAAAATTCCAACAATTCATCCAATGCTGAAAGTTTAATGTAATTCACCTTCATGAGGCATCGTCAGTGGATTGGAATCTTCCAGCACGAGATTGATCAAATTACTGACGTATCAAATTTAAAACCAATGATTGGAATGAACACGGTAAAATGAAATCATACTTTTCCATAAATTGCCTTCTTGTGATGAAGGTTGTTTGACTCAAGGTCCACAGATTTAATCAGTCAACAGCTCATGTCGTAATGATTACATTGCATTCAACCTTACATTGAGCAATGAGTCCGTAGAAGGCATGGCTGTAGGATTAGCAACAGGAGATAAAGAACAGGTGGACATA carries:
- the LOC122546573 gene encoding procathepsin L-like, with protein sequence MNFWLFLGSVAVSILAAASTGTFDSKLDEDWKNWKSQHGNQYIKDEESYRRMIWEDNMRYIEKHNIEHSLGKHTSKVGMNKFAALVCTGCIV